A portion of the Bdellovibrio bacteriovorus genome contains these proteins:
- a CDS encoding carbohydrate porin, whose protein sequence is MKLIATILIFSMSAISVRAQAQEGEQRSPASYRPKSLSDEAAGKDTRDPLPTLVSPTDKDSESGVEFGIIYKGELSSVMQGGLDQQSSYLENLDVRLMVNTEKLLGWKGGSLFLYGLGDRGSSETNSPTVNVGDIQGTSNIQTPSSQFILYEAWYQQMFFEDKVSLLVGMHDLNSEFYAVDSSALFFNASFGIGKEMSQTGVHGPSIFSVTSLAARLKVEPSENFYMQTAVFNAQAGDPNDHEATHIRGFGDDGLLSVTEAGVLNVGGRTSKFAVGLWSYDRTFDSLEDASRQVASKGSYVMADVELVKDLAAFVKYGRASTESNAVGACLAAGIQWQHLFSDSWNDRLGLGMAKAYLGAEHLRLQEADGLNMADSETTYELSYRFEVLPWLALQPDFQYVVNPSGNRDIDDAQVGTLRVEISM, encoded by the coding sequence ATGAAGCTCATCGCGACAATCTTGATTTTTTCTATGTCTGCAATCTCGGTGAGGGCCCAAGCCCAAGAAGGTGAACAGCGTTCGCCAGCCTCGTATCGTCCAAAAAGTTTAAGCGACGAAGCCGCAGGAAAAGACACTCGGGACCCCTTGCCCACCTTGGTTTCGCCGACGGACAAAGATTCCGAATCGGGCGTGGAATTTGGCATCATCTATAAAGGTGAACTGAGCAGCGTCATGCAGGGGGGCTTGGATCAGCAGTCTTCTTATTTGGAAAATTTAGATGTTCGCCTGATGGTGAATACTGAGAAGTTGTTAGGCTGGAAAGGGGGAAGCCTCTTTTTATACGGTCTCGGGGATCGAGGATCGAGCGAAACGAATTCTCCCACGGTGAATGTGGGGGATATTCAAGGGACCAGCAATATCCAAACACCTTCCTCGCAGTTCATCTTGTATGAAGCTTGGTACCAGCAAATGTTCTTTGAAGACAAAGTTTCATTGCTTGTGGGCATGCATGACTTAAACAGTGAGTTTTATGCCGTCGATTCCTCCGCCTTATTTTTTAATGCGAGCTTCGGGATCGGCAAAGAAATGTCGCAAACAGGCGTGCATGGTCCGTCTATTTTTTCGGTGACGTCTTTGGCGGCTCGTTTGAAAGTGGAGCCTTCGGAAAATTTTTATATGCAAACGGCCGTCTTCAATGCTCAGGCCGGAGATCCCAATGATCATGAAGCCACCCATATCCGTGGTTTTGGCGATGATGGTTTGCTTTCTGTGACAGAGGCTGGAGTCCTTAATGTTGGCGGGCGCACATCCAAATTTGCGGTGGGCCTTTGGTCCTATGATCGCACATTTGATTCCCTCGAAGATGCCAGTCGCCAAGTGGCAAGCAAAGGATCTTACGTGATGGCTGACGTCGAGCTTGTGAAAGATTTAGCGGCCTTTGTTAAATATGGTCGGGCTTCAACAGAAAGCAATGCAGTGGGGGCTTGTCTGGCGGCGGGAATTCAATGGCAGCATTTGTTTTCAGATTCTTGGAATGACCGCTTAGGCTTGGGAATGGCCAAAGCCTATTTAGGGGCAGAGCATTTGCGTTTGCAAGAAGCAGACGGGCTTAATATGGCGGATTCGGAAACGACTTATGAATTGAGTTATCGCTTTGAAGTTTTACCTTGGCTGGCTTTACAGCCGGACTTTCAATATGTCGTCAACCCCAGCGGCAATCGCGACATCGACGACGCGCAAGTGGGAACTTTGCGCGTAGAAATCAGCATGTAA